CTCGCGAGACCCGGGACTGAGAACCCCCGGCGGTGCCGGTGACTTGGGCTCAAAGCACTTGCGTTGGTGTGAAGGTTTTCCGGGTACTCGGTTTGCGCGGGTGGCTGCGTGAGGGAACCCGCGGCGGTGCCGGTGGGCAGGGTGGCGTGTTTCGGCGCCTGCGCGCCGAAGAGGAACCCGGTCGATGATTCGGCTGGAAAGCCTCGATGGGATATTTCCCCCGTCGGGGGACATATCGTCGTTTCCGCGTGTGTCGTCCGCGTGGTTTTCCGCCATGGGGGATCATCGGTGCCACGTGACCGTGGTGATCACCGATGTTGGGGAGGGGCGTGCTGTGAGCGACATGCACGTTTTGCTGGTGCACGGATTCGGTGGTTCCGGGCCGTGGCACTGGCAGCAGTGGCTCAGCGGTCGGCTGGCCGAGCGCGATGTCTCGTGTGAGCTGCCCGCGCTTCCGGACCAGGACCATCCGGAGCTGGACCGGTGGTTGGCCGTGCTGCGCGCGCGGCTGGACAGCGTTCCCGCCGAGGACGAACTGGTGGTGGCCGCCCATTCGTGTGGAGCGGCGCTCTGGCTGCACCACGCGGCCACCATCGCGGGCAGGGCCAGGCGGGCCGACCGGGTGCTGCTGGTCTCCCCGCCGGGGCCGGACTGGCGTCACCCCGACGTGCGGGGAGTCGCGCCGTACCCGGTGGATGCTCACGCGCTGCGTCGTGCCGCCGGGTCCACCCGGTTGGTGATCGGTTCGGGCGACCCGTACCTGTCGGTTCAGGACGGGCACTGGTTGGCGGAGACCCTGCGGGTGGAAATGGACGTGCTCCCGGACGGGGAACACCTCAACACCGACGCGGGGTACGGACCCTGGCCCGCCGTGCTGCGCTGGACGCTGCACGGCAGCACTCCGCTGGCGGACAGGTTCGAGACGGAGCCGAACACCTTCGGCGCTTCGTCCGGTGCTTTCCGGCTGGTGTGAGCGCGGCGCTTCCGGGAGTCAGCCGGTGGGGACGTTCTCGTCGACGACGAGACGCTCCGCTCCGGTGTAGACGTTCATCGAGCTTCCGCGCAGGAATCCGACCAGGGTGATTCCCTGCTCCTCGGCGAGTTCGACGGCCAGCGAGGAGGGTGCGGAAACGGCGGCCACGAACGGGACACCGGCCATGGCCGCCTTCTGCACCAACTCGAAGGACGCCCTCCCCGAGAGCATGAGCACGCTGCCGCGCAGCGGCACGCTCCCGTCGAGCAGTGCCCTTCCGAGAACCTTGTCCACGGCGTTGTGTCTGCCCACGTCCTCGCGGACGGCGAGCGGTTCTCCGGCTGAGTCGAACAGTCCCGCGCCGTGCAGGCCTCCGGTGCTGGAGAAGACGTGCTGTGCGGTGCGCAGCCTGTCCGGGAGTTCGACGAGGGTCTCCGCCCGGACCCGCAGCGGGTCCTGCTCGGGGGGATGGGCGCTGCGCAGCCGGACCGCGTCGAGCGCGGCCTTGCCGCAGACCCCGCAGGACGAGGTGGTGTAGAAGTTGCGCTCCACCGAGTTGTCCGGCGGTGGGACTCCGGGAGCCAGCTGGACGTCGAGCACGTTGTAGGTGTTGCGCCCGTCGGGGCCGGGGCTGTCGCAGTAGCGCGCTCCCGCTATGTCGGCGTGGTCGCCGATCACGCTCTCGGTGAGCAGGAAGCCGTGCGCGAGTTCCACGTCGTGACCGGGGGTGCGCATGGTCACGGTGAGCGGTTTGCCGTCCAGCCGGATCTCCAGCGGTTCCTCGGCGGCCAGCGTGTCGGGACGGGTGGTCTCGCCGTTCGGGCCGATGCGTCGTACGGGCCTGCGTACCGTGATCCGTCCCATGCGGGTGGGCCTCCCATCCAGCTCTTCGAGCCATCACCGGCGTCGCGGAGGCACAGCATAACTCCCACGTCGTTCACGCGGCGTGTCCGAGGCAAGCCGGGCGGACGCTGCGGGGGAGTTCACCGGGAGCGTTCGTGCGGAACACTCCCGGCGCACTGATCACCAGGTGCAGAAGCCGAGCTGTCCCCAGGTCTCGGGGCCGGTGATCCCGTCGACCTGCAGGCCGTACCAGCTCTGGAAGTTGATTACCGCTGCCTCGGTCTTCGGGCCGTACGCACCGTCCACGAACAGGTCCGGTCCCTTGACCTCGTAGGAGTAGTCGTTCAAAGCGCGCTGCAACGCGACGATCATCTCGGCGTTGTCGCCACGCGAAAAGGTGGGCGGGCACTGCGCGACGGCTGTCAGCCGAGCAGCGCTCTGCCGGGACTCCTCGGAGCTCTGTGCGGCGGCGGTAGCGGTGGCGGGTGCGAGGACCAGCAGCGGCAGCATGACCGCCAGCGACAGGATGCGTCTCATCGGTTCTCCCAGTTGAGTCGAGATTCCGCCCGACACTGACGATCAGTCGAGCGGACTCGGACTCTAGCGAGGGGATTGCCGGAGCGGATCCGCTGTTCGGCCGATTCGACGCGCTCGGGTAGGAGGGTAGGTCCGGAAGTCCGTGTCATCGTGTTCCTCGTTTCCAGCGCCAGCCGGGCCACCGCTGGGAACTCGATCCCTCGGAACGGTCGGCTAC
This genomic stretch from Actinopolyspora halophila DSM 43834 harbors:
- a CDS encoding alpha/beta hydrolase, translated to MHVLLVHGFGGSGPWHWQQWLSGRLAERDVSCELPALPDQDHPELDRWLAVLRARLDSVPAEDELVVAAHSCGAALWLHHAATIAGRARRADRVLLVSPPGPDWRHPDVRGVAPYPVDAHALRRAAGSTRLVIGSGDPYLSVQDGHWLAETLRVEMDVLPDGEHLNTDAGYGPWPAVLRWTLHGSTPLADRFETEPNTFGASSGAFRLV
- the fdhD gene encoding formate dehydrogenase accessory sulfurtransferase FdhD, encoding MGRITVRRPVRRIGPNGETTRPDTLAAEEPLEIRLDGKPLTVTMRTPGHDVELAHGFLLTESVIGDHADIAGARYCDSPGPDGRNTYNVLDVQLAPGVPPPDNSVERNFYTTSSCGVCGKAALDAVRLRSAHPPEQDPLRVRAETLVELPDRLRTAQHVFSSTGGLHGAGLFDSAGEPLAVREDVGRHNAVDKVLGRALLDGSVPLRGSVLMLSGRASFELVQKAAMAGVPFVAAVSAPSSLAVELAEEQGITLVGFLRGSSMNVYTGAERLVVDENVPTG
- a CDS encoding peptidoglycan-binding domain-containing protein → MRRILSLAVMLPLLVLAPATATAAAQSSEESRQSAARLTAVAQCPPTFSRGDNAEMIVALQRALNDYSYEVKGPDLFVDGAYGPKTEAAVINFQSWYGLQVDGITGPETWGQLGFCTW